The proteins below come from a single Parageobacillus thermoglucosidasius genomic window:
- a CDS encoding SCP2 sterol-binding domain-containing protein — protein sequence MHELIKQLTERMQKLNHLSPILPDEELYIQFECETETAVVAVSKHSIEQKEAADERQVLTVRGSKEALEALLNGRLKLQQQIRLHEVNISGSFRHMLLLESLLHLSKPYRHVC from the coding sequence ATGCATGAATTGATAAAACAGCTTACAGAACGAATGCAAAAGTTGAATCATTTATCACCGATTTTGCCAGATGAAGAATTATACATTCAATTTGAATGCGAAACAGAAACAGCAGTTGTGGCGGTTTCTAAACACAGCATCGAGCAGAAGGAAGCGGCAGACGAACGGCAGGTATTGACGGTCCGTGGATCGAAAGAGGCGCTCGAAGCGCTGTTAAATGGAAGGCTCAAATTGCAACAACAAATCCGGCTTCACGAAGTGAATATTTCTGGAAGTTTCCGCCATATGTTGCTGCTCGAGTCGCTGCTTCATTTGTCAAAGCCGTATCGCCATGTCTGCTAA
- a CDS encoding thioredoxin family protein — translation MKKLQLAEIDDILDKEETVCLFVYTPLCGTCQLAERMLEVVKELFPGIPFYKTDINYMPERAVTWKIESVPCLLLFDGGNIVQKLYAFHSVTYLYETIKKIWAENR, via the coding sequence ATGAAAAAACTACAGTTGGCTGAAATAGACGACATCCTTGATAAGGAAGAAACTGTTTGCCTTTTCGTGTATACGCCGCTGTGCGGCACTTGCCAGCTTGCCGAGCGGATGCTGGAAGTGGTCAAAGAGCTGTTTCCGGGCATTCCGTTTTACAAAACCGATATTAATTATATGCCTGAACGTGCGGTTACATGGAAAATTGAAAGTGTCCCATGCCTGCTTTTATTTGATGGCGGCAATATCGTCCAAAAATTGTACGCATTTCATTCTGTAACGTATTTATATGAAACAATCAAGAAAATTTGGGCGGAAAACAGGTAA
- a CDS encoding toprim domain-containing protein — MIEIEKVIIVEGRSDKQKIEKIINEPVEVICTNGTISDAKLEELIEELYYKDVYILVDADEAGEKLRKQFRREFPEAEHIYIDRTYREVAAAPNWHIAQVLLRANFNVHYDYLLKR, encoded by the coding sequence ATGATAGAAATTGAAAAAGTGATTATTGTGGAAGGGCGTTCCGACAAACAAAAAATTGAAAAGATTATTAATGAACCGGTTGAAGTGATTTGCACAAACGGAACGATTAGTGATGCGAAATTGGAAGAACTGATTGAAGAACTTTATTATAAAGATGTTTATATATTAGTGGATGCCGATGAAGCGGGGGAAAAATTGCGGAAACAGTTTCGCCGCGAATTTCCTGAAGCAGAACATATATATATTGACCGAACGTACCGGGAAGTCGCTGCGGCGCCAAATTGGCATATCGCCCAAGTATTATTGCGGGCAAATTTTAATGTCCATTATGATTATTTGTTAAAAAGGTGA
- the gcvH gene encoding glycine cleavage system protein GcvH, translating into MNTPKELRYSEEHEWVRVEGDKVRIGITDFAQSELGDIVFVELPEVGTEITANEPFGSVESVKTVSELYAPISGKVVEVNEALNDNPEYVNESPYEKAWMIVVEPSDISEIDNLLTAEQYEAMVKEG; encoded by the coding sequence ATGAATACGCCAAAGGAATTACGTTATTCGGAAGAACATGAGTGGGTGCGCGTCGAAGGGGATAAAGTGCGCATCGGCATTACTGATTTTGCGCAATCTGAATTAGGCGACATCGTTTTTGTTGAGCTGCCGGAAGTAGGTACAGAAATTACGGCAAATGAACCGTTCGGCAGCGTGGAGTCTGTAAAAACGGTTTCCGAACTTTATGCGCCGATTAGCGGCAAAGTAGTAGAAGTGAATGAAGCATTAAATGATAATCCAGAATATGTAAATGAATCTCCATATGAAAAAGCGTGGATGATTGTTGTTGAGCCTTCCGATATCAGCGAGATCGATAATTTATTAACAGCAGAGCAATATGAAGCAATGGTAAAAGAAGGATGA
- a CDS encoding arsenate reductase family protein encodes MSFTFYWYPKCGTCRKAKKWLDEHHIAVREIHIVDNPPAKEELTELYRKSGLPLKKFFNTSGMKYRQLGLKDKVNTASEEELLELLASDGMLVKRPILTDGNHVIVGFNEEQYEKFFGQK; translated from the coding sequence ATGTCATTCACTTTTTATTGGTATCCAAAATGCGGCACATGCCGGAAAGCAAAAAAATGGCTCGATGAACATCACATCGCTGTCCGGGAGATACATATTGTCGACAACCCGCCGGCAAAAGAGGAATTGACGGAACTTTACCGCAAAAGCGGACTGCCGCTGAAAAAATTCTTTAACACAAGTGGCATGAAATATCGTCAGTTAGGGTTAAAAGATAAAGTGAATACCGCTTCGGAAGAAGAACTTCTGGAATTGCTCGCTTCCGATGGCATGTTGGTCAAGCGTCCGATTTTGACAGATGGAAATCATGTTATCGTTGGGTTTAATGAAGAACAATATGAAAAATTTTTTGGACAAAAATAA
- a CDS encoding acyl-CoA dehydrogenase family protein produces MAKALENAIKGGSFLIEDIPCERVFTPEDFTDEHKMIAKTTEDYVVNEVLPQLEHLENHEFDRSVQLLRKAGELGLLSADIPEEYGGLGLDKISSALIGEKMSRAGGFSISHGAHVGIGSLPIVLFGTEEQKRKYLPSLATGEKIAAYALTEPGSGSDALGAKTTARLNAEGTHYILNGEKQWITNAGFADVFIVYAKVDGEHFSAFIVERGFPGVSTGPEEKKMGIKSSSTRTLIFQDVPVPKENLLGEVGKGHVIAFNILNIGRYKLGVGAVGGAKRALEITLQYANQRQQFKQPISKFSLTQEKFATMASRLYATESSVYRTVGLFDERMGLLDEEKAKDGKEIAKSIAEYAIECSLNKFFATETLDYIVDEGVQIHGGYGFMQEYEIERAYRDSRINRIFEGTNEINRLLVPGMYLKKAMKGELPLLQKAQQLQEELIMLAPEEVGDGVLEQEKYLVRNAKKIALMAAGLAAQRFGPKLENEQEILVNIADIVANIYAMESAVLRTEKAINRSGVEKNKQKLLYTQIFCQEAFNEIEAHAKETIVAVEQGDTLRMMLTALRKLTRYTPINIIAKKREAAAALIEAERYIV; encoded by the coding sequence ATGGCGAAAGCATTAGAAAATGCGATAAAAGGCGGAAGCTTTCTGATTGAAGACATTCCTTGCGAACGTGTGTTTACACCGGAGGATTTTACAGATGAGCATAAAATGATTGCGAAAACAACAGAAGATTATGTCGTTAACGAAGTGCTTCCGCAATTAGAACATTTGGAAAACCATGAATTTGACCGTTCGGTTCAGCTGCTAAGAAAAGCAGGAGAGCTTGGATTGCTTAGTGCGGATATTCCGGAAGAATACGGCGGCTTAGGGCTTGATAAAATCAGCTCTGCACTGATCGGGGAGAAAATGTCGCGCGCTGGGGGCTTCTCGATTTCTCATGGCGCGCACGTCGGCATTGGCTCGCTTCCAATCGTCTTGTTCGGAACAGAAGAACAAAAACGAAAATATTTGCCATCGTTAGCGACTGGTGAAAAAATTGCCGCATATGCATTAACAGAGCCTGGCTCCGGTTCAGATGCGCTAGGCGCAAAAACGACGGCGAGATTAAACGCGGAGGGAACCCATTACATTTTAAACGGCGAAAAACAATGGATAACAAACGCCGGATTTGCCGATGTGTTTATCGTATACGCGAAAGTAGACGGCGAGCATTTCTCCGCATTCATTGTCGAACGAGGCTTTCCGGGGGTCTCTACCGGGCCGGAAGAAAAGAAAATGGGGATTAAAAGTTCTTCGACCCGTACATTAATTTTTCAAGACGTGCCTGTTCCGAAAGAAAACTTGCTTGGGGAAGTTGGAAAAGGCCATGTGATTGCGTTCAACATCTTAAACATCGGCCGCTATAAACTGGGAGTCGGCGCTGTTGGCGGCGCGAAACGCGCGCTGGAAATTACGCTGCAATACGCGAATCAGCGCCAGCAATTTAAACAGCCGATTTCAAAGTTTTCATTAACACAAGAAAAATTCGCGACGATGGCTTCCCGCTTATATGCCACAGAAAGCTCTGTCTACCGCACTGTCGGCTTGTTTGACGAACGGATGGGCCTTCTTGATGAGGAAAAAGCAAAAGATGGAAAAGAAATCGCGAAATCGATCGCAGAATATGCCATTGAATGCTCGCTGAACAAATTTTTCGCGACGGAAACGTTGGACTATATTGTCGATGAAGGCGTGCAAATTCACGGCGGTTACGGATTTATGCAAGAATATGAAATTGAGCGGGCTTACCGCGATTCCCGGATTAACCGGATTTTTGAAGGAACAAACGAAATCAACCGCCTGTTAGTTCCGGGAATGTATTTGAAAAAAGCGATGAAAGGCGAGCTTCCGCTTTTGCAAAAAGCACAACAGCTTCAGGAAGAATTAATCATGCTCGCGCCAGAAGAAGTTGGTGACGGCGTTCTGGAGCAAGAAAAATATTTAGTACGCAATGCAAAAAAAATCGCCTTAATGGCGGCGGGATTAGCAGCGCAAAGATTCGGCCCGAAACTGGAAAATGAACAGGAAATTTTAGTAAACATTGCCGACATTGTGGCGAATATTTACGCGATGGAATCTGCCGTGCTTCGCACCGAAAAGGCAATCAACAGATCCGGGGTAGAAAAAAACAAACAAAAACTTCTTTATACGCAAATTTTCTGCCAAGAAGCGTTCAACGAAATCGAAGCACATGCAAAAGAGACGATTGTGGCGGTTGAGCAGGGCGACACATTGCGCATGATGCTGACTGCTTTGCGTAAATTAACGCGCTATACCCCAATCAATATCATCGCGAAAAAACGGGAAGCAGCAGCGGCGCTCATTGAAGCGGAACGTTATATTGTGTAA
- a CDS encoding acetyl-CoA C-acetyltransferase, whose amino-acid sequence MREAVIVAGARTPVGKAKKGTLAHVRPDDLGALVVRETLKRAGNYEGNIDDLIIGCAMPEAEQGLNIARNIGALAGLPYTVPAITINRYCSSGLQAIAYAAERIMLGHSDTIIAGGVESMSLVPMMGHVIRPNAKLAEEAPQYYMSMGHTAEQVAMKYGVSREDQDAFAVRSHQRAAKAIREGKFKDEIVPVEVTVRKVENNKLVEKTILFEEDEGVRPDTNMETLAKLHPAFSVNGTVTAGNASQMSDGAAAVMVMDREKAESLGLKLLGKFRSFAVAGVPPEVMGIGPVAAIPKALKLAGLELSDIGLIELNEAFASQAIQVIRELGLDEEKVNVNGGAIALGHPLGCTGAKLTLSLLYEMRRRNVQFGIVTMCIGGGMGAAGVFELI is encoded by the coding sequence GTGAGAGAAGCGGTGATTGTTGCGGGAGCGCGCACGCCGGTCGGAAAGGCGAAAAAAGGCACGCTCGCCCATGTGCGGCCGGATGATTTAGGCGCGCTTGTTGTGAGGGAAACGTTGAAACGAGCCGGGAATTACGAAGGAAATATCGATGATCTTATTATTGGCTGCGCGATGCCGGAAGCGGAGCAAGGGTTAAATATCGCGAGAAACATAGGAGCGCTTGCAGGACTTCCATACACGGTTCCGGCGATAACGATCAATCGTTATTGCTCGTCGGGCTTGCAAGCGATTGCTTACGCAGCGGAGCGCATCATGCTTGGCCATTCGGATACGATCATTGCCGGCGGTGTGGAATCGATGAGCCTTGTCCCGATGATGGGGCATGTAATACGTCCAAACGCGAAACTGGCAGAAGAAGCTCCACAGTATTATATGTCCATGGGACATACGGCAGAGCAAGTGGCGATGAAGTATGGGGTTAGCCGGGAAGACCAAGACGCGTTTGCTGTGAGAAGCCATCAGCGCGCTGCAAAAGCGATCCGCGAAGGCAAATTCAAGGACGAAATTGTCCCGGTTGAAGTGACCGTTCGCAAAGTAGAAAATAACAAGCTTGTCGAGAAAACGATACTTTTCGAAGAGGATGAAGGGGTGCGCCCGGATACAAATATGGAAACGTTAGCAAAACTCCATCCGGCATTTTCCGTAAATGGAACGGTAACCGCTGGGAACGCTTCGCAAATGAGCGATGGCGCTGCCGCTGTCATGGTGATGGACCGGGAAAAAGCAGAATCGCTAGGGCTAAAATTGCTTGGGAAATTCCGTTCATTCGCCGTCGCCGGCGTGCCGCCGGAAGTAATGGGAATCGGCCCGGTCGCCGCAATCCCGAAAGCGTTAAAACTTGCCGGCTTAGAACTTTCTGATATCGGATTGATTGAACTAAATGAAGCTTTTGCGTCCCAGGCGATTCAAGTGATTCGCGAGCTTGGGCTTGATGAGGAAAAAGTCAATGTCAACGGAGGAGCAATCGCACTTGGCCACCCACTTGGCTGTACTGGCGCAAAATTGACGTTGTCATTGCTCTATGAAATGCGCCGCCGCAACGTGCAGTTTGGGATTGTCACGATGTGCATCGGCGGCGGCATGGGCGCAGCAGGGGTATTTGAATTAATTTAA
- a CDS encoding 3-hydroxyacyl-CoA dehydrogenase/enoyl-CoA hydratase family protein produces MVKRIQKAAVLGSGVMGLGIAAHLANVGIPTLLLDIVPRELTKEEEAKGLTLEHKEVRNRLANQALQKLLKQKPAPFMSKSNLALIETGNFADDFHRLAEVDWIIEAVVENLEIKKSVFAMVDEVRKPGTIVSSNTSGISIETMAEGRSEDFKKHFLGTHFFNPPRYLKLLEIIPTKDTDPEVVSYMKTFGEEVLGKGVVMAKDTPNFIANRIGTYGLLVTVREMMKGGYSVGEVDSLTGPLIGRPKSATFRTLDVVGLDTFIHVANNVFEKVEGEEKEAFRVPDFMKAMLEKGWIGSKSGQGFFWKQGKDILELNYETLEYEPRKKLTTPAVEASKQAKKLNDKLKALVYADDRAGTFLWKIIAPVLLYSAKLLGEIADDIVAIDRAMKWGFGWELGPFEMWDALGVEQSVRKMQAEGLDIPSWVTDMLAAGFPFFYKSEKGQVFYYDRGEYKPIHENPKVIHIKRLKEQRDVIKKNSGASLIDLGDDVALLEFHSPNNAIGTDIVQMINYALEEVERNYKGLVIGNQGKNFCVGANLAMILMEAQDDNYFEIELAVRQFQQAMMNIKYSTKPVVAAPFAMTLGGGVEVCLPSSRIQAAAETYMGLVEVGVGLIPGGGGNKELYIKYLNSLPSGVHFDLQQVANKVFETIALAKVSGSAAEARELNFLNQRDGITMNSDHLIHDAKQAVISLYDQGYRPPVRKKVPVVGETGYAAMLLGAQSMYHSGYISEHDLKIAKKLAYVIAGGKVPYGTEVDEQYLLDLEREAFLSLVGEPKSQARMQHMLVKGKPLRN; encoded by the coding sequence ATGGTGAAGCGCATTCAAAAGGCGGCCGTGCTTGGATCTGGTGTGATGGGTTTAGGAATTGCGGCACATTTAGCGAATGTGGGGATACCGACATTGCTTCTCGATATTGTTCCGCGCGAGTTGACAAAGGAAGAGGAAGCAAAAGGGCTAACACTTGAACATAAAGAAGTACGCAACCGTCTTGCTAATCAAGCATTGCAAAAGTTGTTGAAACAAAAGCCGGCGCCGTTTATGTCCAAATCCAATCTTGCTCTTATTGAAACAGGAAATTTTGCGGATGACTTTCACCGTCTTGCTGAAGTGGATTGGATTATTGAAGCAGTCGTGGAAAATTTAGAAATTAAGAAAAGCGTATTTGCAATGGTGGATGAAGTAAGAAAACCGGGAACGATCGTCAGCTCGAACACTTCGGGAATTTCGATCGAAACGATGGCAGAAGGCCGTTCCGAAGACTTTAAAAAACATTTTTTAGGAACGCATTTCTTCAATCCGCCGCGCTATCTAAAGCTGCTTGAAATCATTCCGACGAAAGATACAGATCCAGAAGTTGTTTCATATATGAAAACATTTGGCGAAGAAGTGCTTGGCAAAGGGGTTGTCATGGCGAAAGATACGCCAAATTTCATTGCAAACCGAATCGGCACGTATGGCTTGTTAGTAACTGTTAGAGAAATGATGAAGGGCGGATACAGCGTCGGAGAAGTCGATTCGCTTACAGGGCCGCTGATTGGCCGCCCGAAAAGCGCAACATTCCGCACGCTTGATGTCGTCGGCTTGGACACATTTATTCATGTTGCCAATAACGTATTTGAAAAAGTAGAAGGGGAAGAAAAAGAGGCGTTTCGCGTTCCGGATTTTATGAAAGCGATGCTGGAAAAAGGGTGGATCGGCAGCAAATCAGGGCAAGGCTTCTTTTGGAAACAAGGAAAAGATATTTTGGAGCTTAATTATGAGACGCTGGAATATGAGCCGCGCAAAAAGCTGACGACTCCAGCGGTGGAAGCGAGCAAGCAGGCGAAAAAGCTGAATGATAAATTGAAAGCGCTTGTATATGCGGATGACCGCGCTGGAACGTTCCTTTGGAAAATCATTGCTCCAGTTCTCCTCTATTCTGCGAAATTGCTTGGCGAAATCGCTGATGACATTGTCGCTATCGACCGCGCGATGAAATGGGGATTTGGCTGGGAGCTTGGTCCGTTTGAAATGTGGGATGCGCTTGGTGTTGAGCAATCTGTCCGGAAAATGCAAGCAGAAGGATTGGACATTCCTTCGTGGGTAACGGATATGCTTGCGGCTGGCTTCCCGTTTTTCTACAAATCGGAAAAAGGGCAAGTATTTTATTATGATCGCGGAGAATACAAGCCAATTCATGAAAACCCGAAAGTCATTCACATAAAGCGCTTGAAGGAACAAAGAGATGTCATTAAGAAAAACAGCGGCGCAAGTTTAATCGATCTTGGCGATGATGTTGCATTGTTAGAGTTCCACTCGCCAAATAACGCGATCGGTACGGATATTGTGCAAATGATTAACTATGCCCTTGAGGAAGTGGAGAGGAACTATAAAGGGCTTGTCATCGGCAATCAGGGAAAAAACTTCTGTGTCGGTGCAAACCTTGCGATGATTTTAATGGAAGCACAAGATGACAACTATTTTGAAATTGAGCTTGCTGTTCGCCAATTCCAACAAGCAATGATGAATATTAAGTATAGCACGAAACCAGTCGTTGCCGCGCCGTTTGCGATGACGCTCGGAGGCGGTGTGGAAGTTTGCCTGCCATCATCCCGCATTCAAGCCGCGGCGGAAACGTATATGGGGCTTGTCGAAGTCGGCGTCGGCCTCATTCCTGGCGGCGGCGGAAATAAAGAGCTTTATATCAAATATTTAAATAGTCTGCCAAGCGGAGTTCATTTCGATTTGCAGCAAGTAGCGAATAAAGTGTTTGAAACGATCGCGCTGGCAAAAGTATCCGGATCTGCGGCAGAAGCGCGTGAACTAAATTTTTTAAATCAGCGTGATGGCATTACGATGAATAGCGATCATTTAATTCATGATGCGAAGCAGGCGGTCATTTCTCTTTATGATCAAGGTTATCGTCCGCCTGTTCGCAAAAAGGTGCCTGTTGTCGGCGAAACAGGTTATGCGGCGATGCTGCTCGGCGCGCAGTCGATGTATCACTCTGGATACATTAGTGAACACGATTTGAAAATCGCGAAAAAACTTGCGTACGTCATTGCTGGCGGAAAAGTCCCGTACGGCACGGAAGTTGATGAACAATATTTGCTTGATTTAGAAAGGGAAGCGTTTTTAAGCCTGGTCGGCGAACCGAAATCACAGGCGAGAATGCAGCATATGCTTGTTAAAGGGAAACCGCTGCGCAACTAA
- a CDS encoding YuzL family protein, producing the protein MAKLKKNPSERAVSAASVKGNAGPTVERDGGGKKTSQNQQYKRHNMQSE; encoded by the coding sequence ATGGCAAAACTGAAAAAGAATCCTTCGGAAAGAGCAGTCAGCGCAGCAAGCGTTAAGGGTAACGCCGGCCCGACAGTGGAAAGGGATGGCGGCGGAAAAAAGACGAGCCAAAACCAGCAATATAAGCGGCATAATATGCAGAGTGAGTGA
- a CDS encoding proline dehydrogenase family protein: MEQVMRNFFLFLSKNKPLTRLAKKYGLRFGASRFVAGETIEQAVEVIKQLNKKGLAVTVDYLGEFVDNEQEANDMADHCIEAIEAIHREKLDAQLSLKMTSMGLDISEELVMRNMRRILDTAKLHDVFVTIDMEDYSRCQKTLDIFKRLKTEYDNVGTVLQAYLYRTVSDIEDLKNYHPNLRLVKGAYKEPPEVAFPDKKDVDENFKKIIKMHLLNGNYTAVATHDDAIIEYTKRLVKEYNIPNSQFEFQMLYGIRPERQEQLAREGYTMRVYVPYGTDWYGYFMRRLAERPANVAFVLKGVLRK, translated from the coding sequence ATGGAACAAGTAATGCGCAACTTTTTTTTATTCTTGTCCAAAAATAAACCATTAACGAGGCTGGCGAAAAAATATGGGCTTCGTTTTGGTGCCTCGCGGTTTGTCGCTGGAGAGACGATTGAACAAGCTGTGGAAGTGATCAAACAATTGAACAAAAAAGGGCTGGCTGTGACGGTCGATTACTTGGGAGAGTTTGTCGATAACGAGCAAGAAGCAAACGATATGGCCGATCACTGCATTGAGGCAATTGAAGCGATTCACAGAGAAAAGCTTGATGCACAGCTTTCGCTGAAAATGACGTCAATGGGGCTTGACATTTCTGAAGAACTTGTCATGCGCAACATGAGGCGCATTTTAGATACAGCAAAACTGCACGATGTGTTTGTGACCATCGATATGGAAGATTATTCTCGCTGCCAAAAAACGCTCGATATTTTTAAACGGTTGAAAACGGAATACGATAACGTCGGAACAGTGCTGCAAGCGTATTTGTATCGCACGGTATCCGATATAGAAGATTTAAAAAATTACCATCCAAATTTGCGGCTTGTCAAAGGGGCGTATAAAGAACCACCGGAAGTGGCGTTTCCAGACAAAAAAGATGTGGATGAAAACTTTAAAAAAATCATCAAAATGCATTTATTAAACGGAAACTATACAGCAGTCGCCACCCATGACGATGCGATCATCGAGTACACAAAGAGGCTTGTGAAAGAATATAATATTCCGAACAGCCAGTTCGAGTTCCAAATGTTATACGGAATTCGCCCAGAGCGCCAGGAACAGCTTGCGCGCGAAGGATATACGATGCGCGTTTACGTTCCGTATGGCACGGACTGGTATGGATACTTTATGCGCCGTCTCGCAGAACGACCAGCAAACGTTGCGTTCGTTTTAAAAGGCGTGTTGCGTAAATAA
- a CDS encoding spore coat protein, producing the protein MNQNQVQNPETQVPKTPQMNDRDFLNDMLATEKYMTSSYSVFLHEASHQQLYQDMLNIFTETQNCQRELYNLMFQKGWYKLETADPQKLQQSYQQFQGYTSQFPYQTTVQ; encoded by the coding sequence ATGAACCAAAACCAAGTTCAAAATCCGGAAACACAAGTGCCCAAAACGCCGCAAATGAACGATCGCGACTTTCTTAACGATATGTTGGCGACAGAAAAATATATGACCTCATCGTACAGTGTCTTTTTGCACGAAGCAAGCCACCAACAATTATATCAAGATATGCTTAACATTTTTACAGAAACGCAAAACTGCCAGCGTGAACTGTACAATTTAATGTTTCAAAAAGGCTGGTACAAACTTGAAACAGCTGATCCGCAAAAATTGCAACAATCGTATCAGCAATTCCAAGGATACACAAGCCAATTTCCATACCAAACGACGGTTCAGTAA
- the bioA gene encoding adenosylmethionine--8-amino-7-oxononanoate transaminase, translating into MRYSYEQLEQWDKEYVWHPFTQMKTYVQEHPLIIERGSGSYLFDVNGNKYLDGYASLWVNVHGHNDPELNEALHMQIETIAHSTLLGSANVPSILLAKKLVELWPGLSKVFYSDTGAAAVEIALKIAYQYWQNIDPVRYAKKTAFVSLREAYHGDTIGAVSVGGMELYHRIFQPLLFERIEVPSPYVYRMSEYGNEQEIVQYCLQQLEHVLASEQERVAAVIVEPLVQGAAGIITHPRGFLKGVEALCRRYGVLLICDEVAVGFGRTGTMFACEQEQVTPDIVCLGKGITGGYLPLAATLTTNQVYEAFLGEADENKTFYHGHTYTGNQLSCSVALKNIELMEKRQLVENVRKKAEFLAKKLEMLYELPIVGDIRQKGLMTGIEIVQDRNTKEIFPRSEMIEHRIILEARKRGLIIRPLGPVLTFIPVLAMTEEQMETAVSILFDSIAEMAKAVR; encoded by the coding sequence TTGAGGTATAGTTATGAACAATTAGAGCAATGGGATAAAGAGTATGTGTGGCATCCGTTTACGCAAATGAAAACATATGTGCAAGAACATCCGCTTATTATTGAGCGGGGGAGCGGAAGCTACTTATTTGACGTCAATGGAAACAAATATTTGGACGGATATGCATCATTATGGGTAAACGTCCACGGCCATAATGATCCTGAATTAAATGAAGCTTTGCACATGCAAATCGAAACGATCGCGCATTCGACATTGCTTGGGTCGGCCAATGTGCCTTCGATTTTATTGGCGAAAAAACTGGTTGAGCTTTGGCCGGGGCTTTCTAAAGTATTTTATTCTGACACGGGAGCCGCTGCGGTGGAAATCGCGCTAAAAATTGCATATCAATACTGGCAAAACATCGATCCTGTCCGGTACGCGAAAAAAACAGCATTTGTCTCGTTAAGGGAAGCGTATCACGGCGATACGATCGGAGCAGTCAGCGTTGGCGGCATGGAACTGTATCATCGCATTTTCCAACCGCTGCTGTTTGAGCGGATCGAGGTGCCATCCCCGTATGTGTATCGTATGAGCGAATACGGAAATGAACAAGAAATTGTGCAATACTGTTTACAGCAGTTAGAACACGTGTTGGCTTCGGAACAGGAGCGCGTCGCCGCAGTAATCGTGGAACCGCTTGTGCAAGGGGCGGCGGGGATTATCACGCATCCGCGCGGCTTTTTAAAAGGAGTGGAGGCGCTTTGCCGCCGGTATGGAGTTTTGTTGATTTGCGATGAAGTGGCGGTCGGATTTGGAAGAACGGGAACGATGTTCGCTTGCGAACAAGAACAAGTAACACCGGATATCGTATGTTTAGGGAAAGGAATCACCGGCGGTTATTTACCGCTCGCTGCCACATTAACAACTAATCAAGTGTATGAAGCGTTTTTAGGAGAAGCCGACGAAAACAAGACATTTTACCATGGCCATACATATACAGGAAATCAGTTGTCTTGTTCGGTCGCTTTAAAAAATATTGAACTTATGGAAAAACGGCAGCTTGTCGAAAACGTCAGGAAAAAAGCGGAATTCTTGGCGAAGAAGCTGGAGATGCTTTATGAACTTCCAATTGTCGGAGATATTCGCCAAAAAGGATTAATGACAGGAATTGAAATTGTTCAAGACCGAAACACGAAGGAGATTTTTCCTCGCTCGGAAATGATTGAGCACCGTATCATCCTTGAGGCCAGAAAACGCGGATTGATCATCCGCCCGCTCGGGCCGGTGCTCACGTTCATTCCGGTGTTAGCAATGACAGAAGAACAGATGGAAACAGCAGTTTCTATCCTTTTCGATTCGATCGCAGAAATGGCGAAGGCTGTTCGCTAA